Proteins found in one Quercus robur chromosome 2, dhQueRobu3.1, whole genome shotgun sequence genomic segment:
- the LOC126712901 gene encoding probable glycosyltransferase At5g25310 codes for MRIISCHGYSLRLLSSLCVASIFVVMILSSHFCELMRTFYANSKSSEYSVPLLELQQKLTTTHDHVTPLRSDSTTTTTAFNPNRTVPRIIRRKAKLSREKELELGLARARASIRRATAASKRNSSATSLNATGFVPSDRVYRNPAAFYQSYMEMERRFKVHVYTEGEPPIAHDGPCKDIYSMEGRFIHEMEQGAVAKRFKTKDPQRAHVHFMPFSVTWMVRYLYTPLSHDIAPLRWFVSDYVRLVSTKYPFWNRTRGADHFMLACHDWGPHASKGNPFLYNTSIRILCNANTSEGFNPQKDVSLPEIHLYGGNVSPKLLTPPPDNASRPYLAFFAGGIHGPIRPILLNHWKNRDNVLRVYEYLSKDLDYDSFMLQSKFCLCPSGHEVASPRIVEAIYAECVPVILSQNYVLPFSDVLKWEEFSIQVDVSDIPRLKNVLRAVPEEKYRRLKEGLRVVRRHFVLNQPPKRFDVFHMILHSVWLRRLNVKLD; via the exons ATGAGAATAATAAGTTGCCATGGATATTCACTTCGTTTACTATCGTCGCTGTGCGTGGCTTCAATCTTCGTCGTTATGATTCTCTCAAGCCATTTCTGTGAGCTCATGAGAACGTTCTACGCTAACTCCAAGTCCTCCGAGTACTCAGTTCCATTGCTTGAGTTACAGCAAAAGCTCACCACCACTCACGATCATGTCACACCTCTCCGTTCCGATTCTACCACTACTACTACTGCTTTCAACCCCAACCGAACCGTACCA AGAATAATTAGAAGGAAAGCGAAACTGAGCAGAGAGAAAGAGCTTGAACTAGGATTAGCGCGAGCACGAGCTTCGATTCGAAGAGCCACCGCAGCTTCAAAGCGCAACAGCTCTGCAACGTCCCTCAACGCCACCGGTTTCGTCCCCTCCGATCGTGTTTATCGTAACCCCGCCGCTTTTTACCA GAGCTACATGGAGATGGAGAGAAGATTCAAAGTTCACGTGTACACAGAAGGCGAGCCACCGATAGCCCACGATGGACCATGCAAAGACATCTATAGCATGGAAGGGAGGTTCATCCATGAGATGGAGCAAGGAGCCGTGGCTAAGAGGTTCAAGACCAAGGATCCACAAAGGGCCCATGTTCACTTCATGCCCTTCAGTGTGACTTGGATGGTCAGATACCTTTACACACCTCTCTCTCACGACATAGCCCCACTAAGGTGGTTTGTCTCTGATTATGTCAGACTCGTTTCTACCAAGTACCCGTTTTGGAATAGAACCCGTGGTGCTGACCACTTCATGCTTGCTTGTCATGATTGG GGTCCCCATGCATCAAAGGGTAACCCTTTCCTCTACAACACATCCATCCGAATCCTTTGCAATGCCAACACCTCCGAAGGTTTCAACCCCCAAAAAGACGTTAGCCTCCCAGAAATACACCTCTATGGTGGCAATGTATCCCCCAAACTACTCACTCCCCCACCAGACAATGCCTCACGTCCCTATCTTGCTTTCTTTGCCGGCGGAATCCACGGCCCGATCCGACCCATATTACTAAACCATTGGAAAAACCGTGACAATGTTCTGCGTGTCTATGAGTACCTGTCCAAAGACTTGGACTACGACTCCTTTATGCTTCAGTCTAAGTTCTGTCTATGTCCTAGTGGGCATGAAGTGGCCAGCCCAAGAATTGTGGAAGCCATTTATGCCGAATGTGTGCCTGTGATTTTGTCACAGAATTATGTGTTGCCCTTCAGTGATGTATTGAAGTGGGAGGAATTTTCGATTCAGGTTGATGTGTCGGATATCCCAAGACTGAAGAATGTGTTGAGGGCAGTTCCGGAAGAGAAGTATAGGAGGCTTAAGGAGGGATTAAGGGTTGTGAGGAGGCATTTTGTGTTGAACCAGCCACCTAAAAGATTTGATGTTTTTCATATGATTTTACACTCTGTATGGCTTAGGAGATTAAATGTAAAACttgactag
- the LOC126712903 gene encoding LOW QUALITY PROTEIN: ACT domain-containing protein ACR2 (The sequence of the model RefSeq protein was modified relative to this genomic sequence to represent the inferred CDS: inserted 1 base in 1 codon) has protein sequence MNEVYFPYFDPDFDKLPERINGPTCRVCIDNESMDDCTVVKVDSVNKQGLLLEVVQVLTDLNLIISKSYISSDAVWFMDVFHVKDEHGNKLTDQKVINYIKQAIGTTRETHNSAKAKTYANMVFSPEPNNNNEHTVIEMSGTDRPGLFSELSAALADLHCNVVEAHAWSHNDRLACVAYISDQSTHTPIEDPNRLASIEDHLTTVLRATITPTPTTNQPNQQEAKTADFLGGEGAVTNVERRLHQLMHSVRDFEGPPSRTASLPTTPSDSESDEEAGMRTTVKIESCDEKGYSIVNINCKDRPRLMFDTVCTLTDMQYVIFHASINSDGGYAFQEYFIRHLDGCAMSTECEKERVIKCLEAAIERRVCEGVRLELCADNRVGLLSDITRVLRENGLTVVRADVETQGEKAINAFYVRDMSGNKVDMEFIESMKKEMGPIALQVKNDTIRPSSPERSRFSFSHMLKASXFSNNFITIK, from the exons ATGAATGAAGTTTATTTTCCTTACTTTGATCCTGACTTTGATAAGCTCCCGGAGAGGATAAATGGCCCCAC TTGCAGAGTTTGCATTGACAATGAAAGCATGGATGATTGCACAGTAGTAAAG GTTGATAGCGTGAACAAGCAGGGACTCCTCCTAGAAGTGGTGCAGGTGTTGACAGACCTCAATCTTATAATCTCAAAGAGCTACATTTCTTCTGATGCAGTGTGGTTCATGGATG TTTTTCATGTTAAAGATGAGCATGGCAACAAACTCACGGACCAGAAAGTCATTAACTATATCAAGCAG GCCATAGGTACAACAAGGGAAACCCATAATTCGGCCAAGGCAAAGACCTATGCAAATATGGTATTCAGTCCTGAACCCAATAACAATAATGAGCACACAGTCATCGAAATGAGCGGAACAGATAGGCCTGGTTTATTTTCCGAGCTATCAGCTGCCTTAGCAGACCTCCATTGCAACGTCGTGGAAGCTCATGCATGGAGTCATAATGATCGCTTGGCTTGTGTTGCCTACATTTCAGATCAATCCACTCACACCCCAATTGAAGATCCCAATCGCCTTGCAAGTATTGAAGATCACCTCACTACAGTCCTTCGAGCCACAATAACCCCAACCCCTACTACGAACCAGCCCAACCAACAAGAAGCTAAGACTGCAGATTTTCTTGGAGGAGAAGGCGCCGTGACGAATGTCGAACGCCGCTTGCATCAGCTCATGCACTCGGTTAGGGACTTCGAGGGGCCGCCATCTAGGACCGCGAGCTTGCCAACGACACCATCAGATTCGGAAAGTGATGAGGAGGCCGGGATGAGGACAACGGTGAAGATTGAGAGTTGTGACGAAAAGGGTTACTCCATTGTGAACATAAATTGCAAGGATCGACCAAGACTCATGTTTGATACAGTGTGCACGCTTACTGACATGCAGTACGTGATTTTCCATGCTTCAATAAATTCAGATGGAGGTTATGCCTTCCAG GAGTATTTTATCCGACACTTAGATGGGTGTGCCATGAGTACAGAGTGCGAGAAAGAACGAGTAATAAAATGCTTAGAAGCCGCCATAGAGCGCCGGGTTTGTGAG GGAGTTCGGTTAGAATTGTGTGCAGACAATAGGGTAGGCTTGCTCTCTGATATAACTCGGGTTCTTCGAGAGAATGGTCTAACCGTTGTCCGAGCAGATGTAGAAACGCAGGGAGAGAAGGCCATAAATGCTTTCTATGTGAGGGACATGTCAGGGAATAAGGTAGACATGGAGTTCATAGAGTCGATGAAGAAAGAGATGGGTCCAATAGCCCTTCAAGTCAAGAATGACACAATAAGACCAAGCTCGCCTGAAAGATCTCGTTTCTCTTTTTCACACATGTTAAAAGCGA AGTTCTCTAATAACTTTATTACTATCAAGTAA